Proteins from a single region of Corvus hawaiiensis isolate bCorHaw1 chromosome 6, bCorHaw1.pri.cur, whole genome shotgun sequence:
- the LOC125328137 gene encoding alpha-1-antitrypsin-like: MMRATLLLCLLVAMLHLNAHSLTQTDHHAAQPEATDPQEQHSHERDPLKSCQRIVPSNTDFAFQFYRQANTQEAGKNIFFSPVSISAAFALLALGSRGTSQAQVLEGLAFNLTTIQKKEIHEGFHHLLLLLNRPGSQVQLSMGNTLFMDKHLKPTKTFLKDIQKLYRGKVVSSSFQNSTEAKKEINDYVKNKTHGYINQILEDLDPNTLMVIVNYIYFKAYWENPFNIKGTHKDYFHVNAKTSAEVEMMVRDGFYKAYSDRKLSCKVVQIPYKGDVAALFILPNKGKMKQLEHALTKKTVSKWERSLQRWRMELHIPKLSISGTYDLKKILMNLGVTDVFSDQADLSGITGNPDVKVSKATHKALLKIHENGTEAAATSSIDFLPHSAPPIVKFNHPFLLLIVDQYTQSILFMGKIVNPTEK; the protein is encoded by the exons ATGATGAGGGCCACCCTTCTGCTGTGCTTGCTGGTGGCCATGCTTCACCTCAATGCCCACAGCCTGACACAGACTGACCACCACGCTGCCCAGCCCGAGGCAACTGACCCCCAGGAGCAGCATTCCCATGAGAGAGATCCTCTTAAGTCCTGCCAAAGGATAGTCCCCAGCAATACAGACTTTGCCTTTCAGTTTTACAGGCAAGCAAATACCCAAGAAGCTGgcaagaacattttcttttccccagtcagcatctctgctgcctttgccCTTCTGGCCCTGGGCTCCCGAGGCACTAGCCAGGCTCAGGTGCTGGAAGGGCTGGCCTTTAACCTCACCACCATCCAGAAGAAGGAGATACATGAGGGCTTTCATCATCTCCTCCTCTTGCTAAACCGCCCTGGTAGCCAGGTGCAGCTGAGCATGGGGAACACCCTGTTCATGGACAAACACCTGAAGccaacaaaaacatttctgaaggaCATCCAAAAACTGTACAGAGGAAAAGTGGTTTCTAGTAGCTTCCAGAATTCCACTGAAGCTAAAAAAGAGATCAACGATTATGTAAAGAATAAAACCCATGGGTATATAAACCAAATACTTGAGGACCTTGATCCCAACACTCTGATGGTAATTGTTAACTACATTTATTTCAAAG CCTACTGGGAAAATCCTTTCAATATTAAGGGGACCCACAAGGACTATTTCCATGTGAATGCAAAGACCTCAGCTGAAGTGGAGATGATGGTTCGAGATGGATTTTATAAAGCATACTCTGACAGGAAGCTGTCTTGCAAGGTGGTACAGATTCCTTACAAGGGAGATGTTGCAGCTTTGTTTATCCTGCccaataaaggaaaaatgaaacagttgGAACATGCCCTGACAAAAAAAACTGTTTCTAAATGGGAAAGATCTCTTCAAAGATG GAGGATGGAATTGCATATTCCAAAACTATCAATTTCAGGCACCTATGACTTAAAGAAGATCTTAATGAACCTGGGTGTAACTGATGTGTTTTCTGATCAGGCTGATTTGTCTGGAATCACAGGAAACCCTGATGTGAAGGTTTCAAAA GCTACTCACAAGGCCCTGCTGAAGATTCATGAGAATGgcacagaggctgcagcaaCCAGCAGCATAGattttcttcctcattctgCTCCTCCCATCGTTAAATTCAATCATCCATTTTTGCTGTTGATTGTTGATCAATATACTCAGAGCATCCTCTTCATGGGAAAAATCGTAAACCCGACTGAAAAATGA